From one Streptomyces sp. R41 genomic stretch:
- a CDS encoding M16 family metallopeptidase, protein MTSSSSTATARTSSEARAVARTQTLIKGQNGIGTVRKTTLPGGLRIVTETLPSVRSATFGIWAHVGSRDETPTLNGATHYLEHLLFKGTSRRSALDISSAIDAVGGEMNAFTAKEYTCYYARVLDTDLPLAIDVVCDMLTGSLILEEDVNVERGAILEEIAMTEDDPGDCVHDLFAHTMFGDNALGRPVLGTVDTVNALTADRIRRFYKKHYDPTHLVVACAGNVDHNKVVRQVRAAFEKAGALRGPDAIPLAPRDGRRAIRTAGRVELLGRKTEQAHIVLGMPGLARTDDRRWALGVLNTALGGGMSSRLFQEVREKRGLAYSVYSYTSGFADCGLFGVYAGCRPSQVHDVLGLCRDELDQVAEHGLSDDEIGRAIGQLQGSTVLGLEDTGALMNRIGKSELCWGEQMSVDDMLARIASVTPDEVRSVARDILGQRPSLSVIGPLKDKQASRLHDAVA, encoded by the coding sequence GTGACGTCGAGTAGCTCCACGGCGACGGCCCGCACCTCTTCGGAGGCGCGGGCCGTCGCCCGTACCCAAACCCTCATCAAGGGCCAGAACGGCATCGGTACGGTCCGCAAGACGACCCTCCCCGGCGGCCTGCGCATCGTCACCGAGACCCTGCCCTCCGTACGCTCCGCCACCTTCGGCATCTGGGCGCACGTCGGCTCCCGCGACGAGACCCCGACGCTGAACGGCGCCACGCACTACCTGGAGCACCTGCTCTTCAAGGGCACGTCGCGTCGTAGCGCGCTGGACATCTCCTCGGCGATCGACGCGGTCGGCGGCGAGATGAACGCGTTCACGGCGAAGGAGTACACGTGCTACTACGCGCGCGTGCTCGACACCGACCTGCCGCTGGCCATCGACGTCGTCTGCGACATGCTGACGGGCTCGCTCATCCTCGAAGAGGACGTGAACGTCGAGCGTGGCGCGATCCTCGAAGAGATCGCGATGACCGAGGACGACCCGGGCGACTGTGTGCACGACCTGTTCGCGCACACCATGTTCGGCGACAACGCCCTGGGCCGCCCGGTCCTGGGCACGGTCGACACGGTCAACGCCCTCACCGCGGACCGCATCCGCCGCTTCTACAAGAAGCACTACGACCCGACGCACCTGGTCGTGGCCTGCGCGGGCAACGTCGACCACAACAAGGTCGTACGCCAGGTCCGTGCCGCCTTCGAGAAGGCGGGCGCCCTGCGCGGCCCCGACGCCATCCCGCTCGCCCCGCGCGACGGTCGTCGCGCCATCCGCACCGCGGGCCGCGTCGAGCTCCTCGGCCGCAAGACCGAGCAGGCCCACATCGTCCTCGGCATGCCGGGCCTGGCCCGCACGGACGACCGCCGCTGGGCGCTGGGAGTCCTGAACACCGCCCTCGGCGGCGGCATGTCCTCCCGCCTCTTCCAGGAGGTCCGCGAGAAGCGCGGCCTGGCCTACAGCGTGTACTCGTACACCTCGGGCTTCGCCGACTGCGGACTCTTCGGCGTCTACGCGGGCTGCCGCCCGAGCCAGGTCCACGACGTGCTGGGGCTCTGCCGCGACGAGCTCGACCAGGTCGCCGAGCACGGTCTGTCGGACGACGAGATCGGCCGCGCCATCGGCCAGCTCCAGGGCTCCACCGTCCTCGGCCTCGAGGACACCGGCGCGCTGATGAACCGTATCGGCAAGAGCGAGCTGTGCTGGGGCGAGCAGATGTCCGTCGACGACATGCTGGCCCGGATAGCGTCGGTCACCCCGGACGAGGTCCGCTCGGTCGCCCGCGACATCCTGGGACAGCGGCCCTCGCTGTCGGTCATCGGCCCGCTCAAGGACAAGCAGGCGTCCCGTCTGCACGACGCGGTCGCGTAA
- the dapB gene encoding 4-hydroxy-tetrahydrodipicolinate reductase — protein MSKLRVAVLGAKGRIGSEAVRAVDAAEDMELVAALGRGDKLETLVEAGAQVVVELTTPASVMGNLDFCVRHGIHAVVGTTGWTDERLAQLDTSLAASPETGVLIAPNFSIGAVLTMKFAEVAAPYFESVEVVELHHPNKVDAPSGTATRTAQLIAAARERAGSAPQPDATVTALDGARGASVDGVPVHAVRLRGLLAHQEVLLGGEGETLTIRHDSLHHSSFMPGILLGVRRVVTTPGLTFGLENFLDLG, from the coding sequence ATGAGCAAGCTGCGCGTGGCGGTCCTCGGTGCCAAGGGCCGGATCGGATCCGAGGCGGTACGAGCCGTCGACGCCGCCGAGGACATGGAGCTGGTGGCCGCGCTCGGCCGGGGCGACAAGCTGGAGACTCTGGTCGAGGCCGGTGCCCAGGTCGTCGTCGAACTGACCACGCCGGCCTCGGTCATGGGCAACCTCGACTTCTGCGTACGGCACGGCATCCACGCCGTGGTCGGTACGACGGGATGGACCGACGAGCGCCTCGCGCAGCTCGACACCTCGCTGGCCGCCTCGCCCGAGACGGGCGTGCTCATCGCCCCGAACTTCTCCATCGGCGCCGTACTGACCATGAAGTTCGCCGAGGTGGCCGCGCCGTACTTCGAGTCCGTCGAGGTCGTCGAGCTGCACCACCCGAACAAGGTGGACGCCCCCAGCGGTACCGCCACGCGCACCGCGCAGCTCATCGCCGCGGCCCGGGAGCGCGCGGGCAGCGCCCCGCAGCCCGATGCCACGGTGACGGCCCTGGACGGCGCCCGCGGCGCGAGCGTCGACGGCGTCCCCGTGCACGCGGTCCGCCTGCGCGGGCTGCTGGCCCACCAGGAGGTGCTGCTCGGCGGCGAGGGCGAGACCCTCACCATCCGCCACGACTCCCTCCACCACAGCAGCTTCATGCCGGGCATCCTGCTCGGCGTACGCCGCGTGGTGACCACGCCGGGCCTCACCTTCGGCCTGGAAAATTTCCTGGACCTCGGCTGA
- the thyX gene encoding FAD-dependent thymidylate synthase, with protein sequence MTDTPADDLKPSFRSDVTVELIKHTASDADVLFAARVSTAGEQSLDELKKDPERSKGLINYLMRDRHGSPFEHNSMTFFVSAPIFVFREFMRHRVGWSYNEESGRYRELQPVFYVPDESRKLVQEGRPGKYVFVEGTQAQQELTGRVMEDSYRQAYEAYQEMLAAGVAREVARAVLPVGLFSSMYATCNARSLMHFLGLRTQHELAKVPSFPQREIEMVGEKMEAEWARLMPLTHAAFNANGRVAP encoded by the coding sequence GTGACCGACACCCCCGCCGACGACCTCAAGCCCAGCTTCCGCAGCGATGTCACCGTCGAGCTGATCAAGCACACCGCGTCCGACGCCGATGTGCTGTTCGCCGCCCGTGTCTCCACCGCCGGGGAGCAGTCCCTGGACGAGCTGAAGAAGGACCCGGAGCGTTCCAAGGGCCTGATCAACTACCTGATGCGGGACCGGCACGGCAGCCCCTTCGAGCACAACTCGATGACGTTCTTCGTCAGCGCACCGATCTTTGTCTTCCGCGAGTTCATGCGGCACCGCGTGGGCTGGTCGTACAACGAGGAATCGGGCCGGTACAGGGAGCTCCAGCCCGTCTTCTACGTGCCGGACGAGTCCCGCAAGCTGGTCCAGGAGGGCCGCCCCGGCAAGTACGTCTTCGTCGAGGGCACCCAGGCCCAGCAGGAGCTCACGGGCCGTGTGATGGAGGACTCCTACCGACAGGCGTACGAGGCGTACCAGGAAATGCTCGCGGCCGGCGTAGCCCGTGAGGTGGCCCGCGCCGTCCTCCCGGTCGGCCTCTTCTCGTCGATGTACGCGACGTGCAACGCCCGCTCGCTGATGCACTTCCTCGGCCTGCGTACCCAGCACGAGCTGGCGAAGGTCCCGTCCTTCCCGCAGCGCGAGATCGAGATGGTCGGGGAGAAGATGGAGGCGGAGTGGGCCAGGCTGATGCCGCTCACGCATGCGGCCTTCAACGCCAACGGGCGCGTGGCGCCGTAG
- the dapA gene encoding 4-hydroxy-tetrahydrodipicolinate synthase: MAPTSTPQTPFGRVLTAMVTPFTADGALDLDGAQRLATHLVDAGNDGLIINGTTGESPTTSDAEKSDLVRAVLEAVGDRAHIVAGVGTNDTHHSIELARAAEKTGAHGLLTVTPYYNKPPQEGLYRHFTAIADATELPVMLYDIPGRSGVPINTETLVRLAAHPRIVANKDAKGDLGRASWAIARSGLAWYSGDDMLNLPLLSVGAVGFVSVVGHVVTPELRAMLDAYVSGDVQKATEIHQKLLPVFTGMFRTQGVMTTKAALTLQGLPAGPLRAPMVELSPEETAQLKIDLAAGGVEL, translated from the coding sequence ATGGCTCCGACCTCCACTCCGCAGACCCCCTTCGGGCGGGTCCTCACCGCCATGGTCACGCCTTTCACGGCGGACGGCGCACTCGACCTCGACGGCGCTCAGCGGCTCGCCACCCACCTGGTGGACGCAGGCAACGACGGCCTGATCATCAACGGCACCACCGGTGAGTCCCCGACCACCAGCGACGCGGAGAAATCGGATCTCGTACGAGCTGTACTGGAGGCGGTCGGCGACCGCGCCCACATCGTCGCCGGCGTCGGCACGAACGACACCCACCACAGCATCGAGCTCGCCCGCGCCGCCGAGAAGACCGGCGCGCACGGCCTGCTCACCGTGACGCCGTACTACAACAAGCCCCCGCAGGAGGGCCTGTACCGGCACTTCACGGCCATCGCCGACGCGACCGAACTGCCGGTGATGCTCTACGACATCCCCGGCCGCAGCGGCGTACCGATCAACACCGAAACCCTGGTGCGCCTGGCCGCGCACCCGCGTATCGTCGCCAACAAGGACGCCAAGGGAGACCTCGGCCGTGCCAGCTGGGCCATCGCCCGCTCCGGCCTCGCCTGGTACTCCGGCGACGACATGCTGAACCTGCCGCTGCTCTCCGTGGGCGCGGTCGGCTTCGTCTCCGTCGTGGGCCACGTCGTCACCCCTGAGCTGCGCGCCATGCTCGACGCGTACGTCTCGGGCGACGTCCAGAAGGCCACCGAGATCCACCAGAAGCTGCTCCCCGTCTTCACCGGCATGTTCCGCACCCAGGGCGTCATGACGACCAAGGCGGCGCTCACCCTCCAGGGCCTGCCCGCCGGACCGCTGCGCGCCCCGATGGTCGAGCTGTCGCCCGAGGAGACCGCCCAGCTCAAGATCGATCTTGCCGCGGGCGGGGTAGAGCTCTAA
- a CDS encoding ribonuclease J, whose amino-acid sequence MSHPHPELGAPPVLPKGGLRVTPLGGLGEIGRNMTVFEYDGRLLIVDCGVLFPEEEQPGIDLILPDFTSIRDRLDDIEGIVLTHGHEDHIGGVPYLLREKADIPLIGSKLTLALIEAKLQEHRIRPYTLEVAEGQRERIGPFDCEFVAVNHSIPDALAVAIRTPAGMAVHTGDFKMDQLPLDGRLTDLHAFARLSEEGIDLLLSDSTNAEVPGFVPPERDISNVLRQVFAGASKRIIVASFASHVHRIQQILDAAHEYGRRVAFVGRSMVRNMGIARDLGYLKVPPGLVVDVKTLDDLPEHEIVLVCTGSQGEPMAALSRMANRDHQIRIVQGDTVILASSLIPGNENAVYRVINGLTRWGANVVHKGNAKVHVSGHASAGELLYFYNICKPRNLMPVHGEWRHLRANAELGALTNIPHDRIVIAEDGVVVDLVGGKARISGKVQAGYVYVDGLSVGDVGEPALKDRKILGDEGIISVFVVVDSSTGKITGGPHVHARGSGIDDSAFADVIPRITEVLERSAQDGVVEPHQLQQLIRRTLGKWVSDNYRRRPMILPVVVEV is encoded by the coding sequence TTGAGTCATCCGCATCCTGAACTCGGCGCTCCGCCGGTGCTCCCGAAGGGTGGCCTGCGCGTCACCCCGCTCGGCGGCCTCGGTGAAATCGGCCGAAACATGACGGTCTTCGAATACGACGGCCGCCTGCTGATCGTCGACTGCGGAGTGCTCTTCCCCGAGGAGGAGCAGCCCGGAATCGACCTGATCCTGCCGGACTTCACGTCCATCAGGGACCGCCTCGACGACATCGAGGGCATCGTCCTCACCCATGGCCACGAGGACCACATCGGCGGCGTCCCCTACCTCCTGCGGGAGAAGGCGGACATCCCGCTGATCGGCTCCAAGCTGACCCTCGCCCTGATCGAGGCGAAGCTCCAGGAGCACCGCATCCGCCCGTACACGCTCGAGGTGGCCGAGGGCCAGCGCGAGCGCATCGGCCCCTTCGACTGCGAGTTCGTCGCGGTCAACCACTCCATCCCGGACGCCCTGGCGGTCGCCATCCGCACCCCCGCGGGCATGGCGGTGCACACCGGCGACTTCAAGATGGACCAGCTCCCGCTGGACGGCCGTCTCACGGACCTGCACGCGTTCGCACGGCTGAGCGAGGAGGGCATCGACCTCCTTCTCTCGGACTCGACGAACGCCGAGGTCCCAGGCTTCGTCCCGCCCGAGCGCGACATCTCGAACGTGCTGCGCCAGGTCTTCGCCGGCGCCAGCAAGCGGATCATCGTGGCGAGCTTCGCCAGCCACGTCCACCGCATCCAGCAGATCCTGGACGCGGCCCATGAGTACGGCCGCCGGGTCGCCTTCGTCGGCCGCTCGATGGTCCGCAACATGGGCATCGCACGGGATCTCGGCTACCTGAAGGTCCCGCCGGGCCTGGTGGTGGACGTCAAGACGCTGGACGACCTCCCGGAGCACGAGATCGTGCTCGTCTGCACGGGCTCACAGGGCGAACCGATGGCTGCGCTCTCCCGGATGGCGAACCGCGACCACCAGATCCGCATCGTCCAGGGCGACACAGTGATCCTGGCCTCGTCACTCATCCCGGGCAACGAGAACGCGGTCTACCGCGTCATCAACGGCCTGACCCGCTGGGGCGCGAACGTCGTCCACAAGGGCAACGCCAAGGTGCACGTCTCCGGCCACGCCTCCGCGGGCGAGCTGCTGTACTTCTACAACATCTGCAAGCCGCGCAACCTGATGCCGGTCCACGGCGAATGGCGCCATCTGCGCGCCAACGCCGAGCTCGGCGCTCTCACCAACATCCCGCACGACCGCATCGTCATCGCCGAGGACGGCGTCGTCGTCGACCTCGTCGGGGGCAAGGCCAGGATCTCCGGCAAGGTCCAGGCGGGATATGTGTACGTCGACGGCCTCTCGGTCGGCGACGTCGGCGAGCCCGCGCTCAAGGACCGCAAGATCCTCGGCGACGAGGGCATCATCTCGGTCTTCGTCGTGGTGGACTCCAGCACCGGCAAGATCACGGGTGGCCCGCACGTGCACGCCCGAGGTTCAGGCATCGACGACTCCGCCTTCGCCGACGTCATCCCGAGGATCACGGAGGTCCTGGAGCGTTCGGCCCAGGACGGCGTGGTCGAGCCCCACCAGCTGCAGCAACTCATCCGCCGCACGCTGGGCAAGTGGGTGTCGGACAACTACCGCCGACGCCCGATGATCCTGCCGGTCGTCGTCGAGGTCTGA